A region of Streptomyces deccanensis DNA encodes the following proteins:
- a CDS encoding UvrD-helicase domain-containing protein, translating to MPQLAFANSFWESYDLLEKPVRAGVRKAMQKFQQLTVAELHADKGLHLESVENARDRRMRTIRVNDFWRGVVLAPDDGSDVFLLVNVVRHDDAYTWAAKRLYTTNSATRALEVRNVAAIEQLTPALEKAAAAAPSLLFAKYSDTVLRELGIDDQVMRAVRTIVDKAQLEAFGTLLPEDQFEALQYLAEGFSAEDVYRDVVAVRRPVDAAPDPDESLAVAIANTTSRITLVTGPQELSDILEKPFAAWRVFLHPSQRRVAYRVSYGGPVQVTGGPGTGKTVAALHRVKHLLARSPDTRVLLTTFTNALASSLRESLSLLLDGDVSLLDRVDVTTVNAYAHGVVTRHDGRAPSPVNDREERQLWERVVKKLGLPWTEQFLAQEYRHVVLAQDLRTLDAYRAASRRGRGSALPSARRDQLWPAVQLFESMLREQRATTHLGVCSRAAELLSGSAPTHDHVVVDEAQDLHPAQWRVLRGAVAPGPDDLFLTGDPHQRIYDSKVSLGSLGIRVTGRAHRLRINYRSTEEILAWSTGILSPVTIDDLGGDGSDSLAGYRSLLHGHRPHTDGYGSEQAEVAALVDRVQAWISQGVRPSEIGVCARFNVLLDKVHDKLAASRVPVVRVRDDPGPGVEGVRLATMHAMKGLEFRCVAVLGVTASAVPFAREVTPASVDALQHDSDLLRERCLLFVACTRAREALAVSWSGVGSPFLNPAG from the coding sequence GTGCCGCAGCTCGCGTTCGCCAACAGTTTCTGGGAGAGCTACGACCTCCTGGAGAAGCCCGTCAGGGCCGGCGTGCGCAAGGCGATGCAGAAGTTCCAGCAGCTCACCGTGGCCGAACTGCACGCGGACAAGGGACTGCACCTGGAGTCCGTGGAGAACGCCCGCGACCGGCGCATGCGGACGATCCGCGTCAACGACTTCTGGCGGGGCGTGGTCCTCGCCCCGGACGACGGCAGCGATGTCTTCCTGCTGGTCAACGTCGTCCGGCATGACGACGCCTACACATGGGCGGCCAAACGCCTGTACACGACGAACTCCGCGACGCGGGCGCTGGAAGTCCGCAACGTGGCCGCCATCGAGCAGCTGACCCCGGCGCTGGAGAAGGCGGCGGCCGCCGCGCCCTCACTGCTGTTCGCGAAGTACTCCGACACCGTGCTGCGTGAGCTGGGCATCGACGACCAGGTCATGAGGGCTGTACGGACCATCGTCGACAAAGCGCAGCTGGAGGCGTTCGGCACACTGCTGCCCGAGGACCAGTTCGAGGCGCTGCAGTATCTCGCGGAGGGGTTCAGCGCCGAGGATGTGTACCGGGACGTGGTGGCCGTGCGGCGACCGGTCGACGCCGCTCCCGACCCGGACGAGAGCCTCGCCGTCGCCATCGCCAACACCACCAGCCGCATCACCCTGGTCACCGGCCCGCAGGAACTCTCCGACATCCTGGAGAAGCCGTTCGCGGCCTGGCGGGTGTTCCTGCACCCGTCGCAGCGCCGAGTCGCCTATCGGGTGTCGTACGGCGGGCCGGTCCAGGTAACCGGTGGTCCGGGCACGGGCAAGACGGTCGCGGCACTGCACCGGGTCAAACACCTCCTCGCCCGTTCCCCCGACACCCGCGTCCTGCTCACCACCTTCACCAATGCGCTGGCCTCCTCCCTGCGCGAGAGCCTGTCCCTGCTCCTCGACGGCGACGTCTCGCTGCTCGACCGGGTGGACGTGACCACGGTCAACGCCTACGCGCACGGTGTGGTGACCCGCCACGACGGCAGGGCTCCTTCTCCCGTCAACGACCGGGAGGAACGGCAGCTGTGGGAACGCGTCGTCAAGAAACTCGGCCTACCGTGGACCGAACAGTTCCTGGCGCAGGAATACCGGCACGTCGTCCTTGCTCAGGATCTGCGAACCCTGGACGCCTACCGCGCCGCCTCCCGGCGCGGTCGCGGCAGCGCGCTGCCGTCCGCGCGACGGGACCAGCTCTGGCCCGCCGTCCAACTTTTCGAGTCGATGCTGCGCGAGCAGCGAGCCACGACGCATCTGGGGGTGTGCTCGCGTGCGGCAGAGCTGTTGAGCGGCTCGGCTCCCACCCATGACCACGTCGTGGTCGACGAGGCGCAGGATTTGCACCCCGCCCAGTGGCGAGTACTGCGTGGCGCGGTGGCACCCGGCCCTGACGATCTGTTCCTCACGGGCGATCCCCATCAACGCATCTACGACTCGAAGGTGTCGCTCGGTTCGCTGGGCATCCGGGTGACCGGGCGCGCCCATCGCCTCCGCATCAACTACCGCAGCACGGAGGAGATCCTCGCCTGGTCGACCGGCATTCTCAGCCCGGTGACCATCGACGACCTGGGCGGCGACGGCAGCGACAGCCTCGCCGGTTACCGCTCACTGCTGCACGGCCACCGACCGCACACCGACGGGTACGGCTCCGAGCAGGCGGAGGTCGCGGCTCTCGTCGACCGCGTCCAGGCATGGATCTCGCAGGGCGTCCGACCGTCCGAGATCGGCGTGTGCGCCCGTTTCAACGTCCTCCTCGACAAGGTCCACGACAAGCTCGCCGCGTCCCGGGTGCCGGTGGTCCGGGTCCGGGACGACCCCGGGCCGGGCGTGGAGGGTGTACGGCTCGCCACGATGCACGCCATGAAGGGATTGGAGTTCCGCTGTGTCGCCGTCCTGGGGGTGACCGCGAGCGCCGTACCGTTCGCCCGCGAGGTGACACCCGCTTCCGTGGACGCGTTGCAGCACGATTCGGATCTGCTGCGGGAGCGGTGCCTGCTTTTCGTGGCATGTACGCGAGCGCGGGAAGCACTGGCTGTCTCCTGGAGCGGGGTCGGCAGCCCGTTCCTCAACCCCGCGGGGTGA
- a CDS encoding McrC family protein: MTAIAESVNSVAPVELVEHAPAVRRALPDPVGRALADAEIVEATRDPYSPGHWSLRAGSKVGAVTVTVPGGAPLTVRVTSKVPIVRLFFLLGYSLDRKSSWRDGEVEIAEHRDLVPALAHAVERQVDRSLRRGLLQGYKATEETALVIRGRLREAEQIRRRFGATLPVEVAYDEFTTDIAENRILRTAVERLLRLPGVPHEVRRRLLHQRIRLADVTAIVRGKPIPNWQPTRLNARYHHALHLARAVLDGVSAEHAPGGLRVDGFMFDMNKLFEDFVTVALRDACCGTGHTARLQDPHHLDEAAAIRMKPDFVLYGPDGTPCAVVDAKYKAEKRGGYPDDDLYQMLAYCTALGLREGHLVYAKGNAAHAAHTVRHAGIVIHQHALDLDQEPSGVLTDIEQIALRLVNTPRV; the protein is encoded by the coding sequence GTGACCGCCATCGCGGAATCCGTGAACTCCGTGGCGCCCGTCGAGCTGGTGGAGCACGCGCCGGCCGTCCGCCGTGCCCTTCCCGACCCTGTCGGTCGGGCGCTGGCCGACGCCGAGATCGTGGAGGCGACCCGCGACCCGTACTCGCCCGGGCACTGGTCGCTGCGGGCGGGCAGCAAGGTCGGGGCGGTGACGGTCACTGTCCCGGGTGGCGCGCCGCTCACCGTGCGCGTCACGTCCAAGGTGCCCATCGTCCGTCTCTTCTTCCTGCTGGGCTACAGCCTCGATCGCAAGAGCAGTTGGCGGGACGGGGAGGTCGAGATCGCCGAGCACCGCGACCTGGTGCCCGCGCTCGCCCACGCTGTGGAACGGCAGGTCGACCGATCACTGCGGCGAGGACTGCTGCAGGGGTACAAGGCAACGGAAGAAACCGCTCTCGTCATACGGGGACGGCTTCGGGAGGCCGAGCAGATACGGCGCCGCTTCGGGGCGACACTGCCGGTGGAGGTGGCGTACGACGAGTTCACCACCGACATCGCGGAGAACCGCATCCTGCGTACAGCCGTCGAGCGTCTCCTGCGGCTGCCCGGTGTCCCGCACGAGGTACGCCGCAGGCTGCTGCACCAGCGGATCCGGTTGGCCGACGTGACCGCGATCGTACGTGGGAAGCCGATCCCCAACTGGCAGCCGACTCGTCTCAACGCCCGGTACCACCATGCACTGCACCTCGCCCGCGCGGTCCTGGACGGCGTCTCCGCCGAGCACGCGCCCGGAGGGCTCCGCGTCGACGGGTTCATGTTCGACATGAACAAACTCTTCGAGGACTTCGTGACCGTCGCGCTGCGGGACGCCTGTTGCGGCACCGGGCACACGGCCCGGCTCCAGGACCCGCACCACCTCGACGAGGCGGCCGCGATCCGCATGAAACCCGACTTCGTGCTCTACGGGCCGGACGGCACCCCGTGTGCCGTCGTGGACGCCAAGTACAAGGCGGAGAAACGCGGAGGCTATCCCGACGACGACCTCTACCAGATGCTGGCGTACTGCACCGCGCTGGGCCTTCGAGAGGGACATCTCGTGTATGCGAAGGGCAACGCCGCGCACGCGGCCCACACCGTGCGGCACGCCGGCATCGTCATCCACCAACACGCGCTCGACCTGGACCAGGAGCCCTCCGGTGTACTCACGGACATCGAGCAGATCGCACTCCGACTGGTGAACACACCGCGCGTATGA
- a CDS encoding DUF4357 domain-containing protein, with protein sequence MGDESPEFRLRLPNGRMVARGRLLAEKGAKGSRKFVVLAGSPVRANIVPSFAARRPPSYYTRQQLIDTGVIRRSERWAGCLETVSDIECTSPSAAAEILMGCSVNGWGVWKSADGRSLIEFLGQSSAVPNRPWLVRGSNVTGLDLVKRLWIPEGLVTLAASRLRQGLRQGIGKDELRTLVQEDYESTATYSQQQQLVEDVHAFLSRMKPGDTVCTISGGHLYVGEITGEPEQTQSDDRRSNLRRPVEWQPTGHSYDELPEELQQKLSVQHDVVDLTMVQAHIEGLGLTDQELVEEAEAIERDPSLEIPALTARRELELPEPTHELADELLVHETEWLREVRDLLWDERQLVLYGPPGTGKTYLALKLAEFLGGGPEQVKLVQFHPSYAYEDFFEGFRPQEDSQTREVAFRLTAGPLRELADLASREGNRHIPHFLIIDEINRANLAKVFGELYFLLEYRNKSVRLTYSGDDFALPSNLFVIGTMNTADRSIALVDAAMRRRFAFVELSPRTEPTSGLLRRWLEKEGRNTEPADLLDVLNSRIDDADFRIGPSYLMKKGVYREGGLERTWRTKILPLLEEHHYGEGLDIEKRYGLAALRESLG encoded by the coding sequence ATGGGCGACGAGTCTCCGGAGTTCCGGCTGAGGTTGCCGAACGGCAGGATGGTGGCCCGGGGGCGGCTGCTGGCGGAGAAGGGCGCGAAGGGAAGCCGGAAGTTCGTCGTACTGGCGGGTTCGCCGGTCCGCGCCAACATCGTTCCGTCGTTCGCCGCGCGGAGGCCACCGTCGTACTACACGCGGCAGCAGCTGATCGACACAGGGGTGATCCGCAGGTCCGAGCGTTGGGCCGGTTGTCTGGAGACCGTGTCGGACATCGAGTGCACCTCGCCGTCGGCAGCCGCGGAAATCCTCATGGGATGCAGCGTCAACGGGTGGGGGGTGTGGAAGTCCGCCGACGGCCGCTCGCTCATCGAGTTCCTCGGACAGTCGTCGGCCGTCCCCAACCGGCCGTGGCTGGTACGCGGCTCGAACGTCACCGGGCTCGACCTGGTCAAGCGCCTCTGGATCCCGGAGGGACTCGTCACCCTCGCCGCCTCCCGTCTGCGCCAGGGCCTCCGGCAGGGCATCGGGAAGGACGAGCTGCGCACCCTGGTCCAGGAGGACTACGAGTCGACGGCCACCTACAGCCAGCAGCAGCAACTCGTCGAGGACGTGCACGCCTTCCTGTCCCGGATGAAGCCGGGCGACACGGTGTGCACCATCTCCGGAGGGCACCTGTACGTCGGTGAGATCACCGGCGAGCCGGAGCAGACTCAGTCGGACGACCGGCGGTCCAATCTGCGGCGGCCGGTGGAGTGGCAGCCGACGGGGCACTCCTACGACGAACTTCCGGAAGAGCTCCAGCAGAAGCTGTCCGTCCAGCATGACGTCGTCGACCTCACCATGGTTCAGGCCCACATCGAAGGCCTTGGCCTGACCGACCAGGAACTGGTCGAGGAGGCGGAGGCCATAGAGCGGGACCCCAGCCTGGAGATCCCGGCCCTCACCGCCCGGCGCGAGCTGGAGCTGCCCGAGCCGACGCACGAGCTGGCCGACGAGCTTCTCGTGCACGAGACGGAGTGGCTGCGTGAGGTGCGCGATCTGCTGTGGGACGAGCGGCAGTTGGTGCTGTACGGGCCGCCGGGCACCGGAAAGACGTATCTGGCGCTGAAGCTGGCCGAGTTCCTCGGCGGCGGGCCCGAGCAGGTCAAGCTCGTGCAGTTCCATCCCTCGTACGCCTATGAGGACTTCTTCGAGGGGTTCCGGCCGCAGGAAGACTCACAGACGAGGGAGGTCGCGTTCCGTCTCACCGCCGGACCGCTGCGGGAACTCGCCGACCTCGCCTCCCGCGAGGGCAACCGGCACATCCCGCACTTCCTGATCATCGACGAGATCAACCGCGCCAACCTGGCGAAGGTCTTCGGCGAGCTGTACTTCCTGCTGGAGTACCGCAACAAGTCGGTGCGGCTGACGTACTCCGGCGACGACTTCGCCCTGCCGTCGAACCTGTTCGTCATCGGCACGATGAACACCGCTGACCGCTCGATCGCCCTTGTGGACGCGGCGATGCGGCGCCGGTTCGCGTTCGTGGAGCTGTCGCCGCGAACCGAACCGACAAGCGGTCTGCTGCGCCGCTGGCTGGAGAAGGAGGGCAGGAACACCGAGCCCGCCGACCTGCTCGACGTACTCAACTCCCGTATCGACGACGCGGACTTCCGCATAGGACCGTCCTATCTGATGAAGAAGGGTGTCTACCGGGAGGGTGGTCTGGAGCGGACCTGGCGGACGAAGATCCTGCCGCTGCTGGAAGAGCACCACTACGGGGAGGGCCTGGACATCGAGAAGCGGTACGGGCTGGCCGCGCTGCGGGAGTCGCTCGGGTGA
- a CDS encoding EcsC family protein encodes MSTDTDPLVDDDATPMSTYEEQVWETLNEHWERRNNRRGLPNWASNALGRAGEAAGNAARRVTDAVPEAVTEPIRRAGGAVADKAMRPALAGAAALLELVNDLAMDLNDPKSVEKLARKQGLELDSFAELRQQDLRFCDRLLTRNSLKWRTAGAFEGGAMGLLAMVPVAGIPVAMTADILVIQVLSTSIASRIAYSYGYDAKDPAEQIFIQRLVHQSFMAQAAKAEPLRETAMAANAIKGRVRWSNKLRQDHRLLAALEKLMQQLGPAGSKVPVKNVAKVVPFVGVLIGAGMNAAVLGRVAAEAQRYCQTRFLCDKYGMPLPAALATHQDDDPPTDPT; translated from the coding sequence ATGAGCACCGACACCGACCCGCTCGTCGACGACGACGCGACCCCGATGAGCACGTACGAGGAGCAGGTATGGGAGACGCTCAACGAGCACTGGGAGCGCCGCAACAACCGTCGCGGTCTGCCCAATTGGGCGAGCAACGCGCTCGGTCGCGCCGGTGAGGCCGCGGGAAACGCGGCGAGACGGGTTACGGACGCTGTGCCAGAGGCGGTCACGGAACCGATCCGTCGCGCGGGCGGCGCGGTCGCCGACAAGGCCATGCGCCCGGCGCTCGCAGGCGCGGCAGCGTTGCTCGAACTGGTCAACGACTTGGCCATGGACCTGAACGATCCCAAGAGCGTCGAGAAGCTCGCCCGCAAGCAAGGCCTCGAACTCGACAGTTTCGCCGAACTGCGGCAGCAGGATCTCAGGTTCTGCGACCGGCTTCTGACCCGGAACTCCCTCAAGTGGCGCACCGCCGGCGCGTTCGAAGGTGGGGCCATGGGTCTGCTGGCCATGGTCCCCGTCGCCGGTATACCCGTCGCGATGACAGCGGACATCCTCGTCATCCAGGTCCTGAGCACGTCGATCGCCTCGCGCATCGCGTACTCCTACGGCTACGACGCCAAAGACCCAGCTGAGCAGATCTTCATCCAACGCCTGGTCCACCAGTCGTTCATGGCACAGGCGGCCAAGGCCGAGCCGCTGCGAGAGACCGCGATGGCAGCGAACGCGATCAAGGGACGCGTGAGGTGGTCGAACAAACTTCGCCAGGACCACCGCCTCCTGGCCGCCCTTGAGAAACTGATGCAGCAGCTCGGCCCGGCCGGCTCCAAGGTGCCGGTCAAGAACGTCGCCAAGGTCGTGCCGTTCGTGGGCGTCCTTATCGGCGCCGGCATGAATGCCGCAGTCCTCGGCAGGGTGGCCGCCGAGGCCCAGCGGTACTGCCAGACCCGATTCCTGTGTGACAAGTACGGGATGCCGCTGCCGGCCGCACTGGCGACCCACCAGGACGACGACCCCCCGACCGATCCGACGTAG
- a CDS encoding PASTA domain-containing protein, which produces MLGILALVALLGAFSFGLGFVVMIAAMVAVWVLPKWPWFAKLGATFGAFVLLSVGAGLGGQLDESGTKQPDAKARDDGGVNAEAASSPTPAKALKAADHTGKPLDEAEKDARSAGFTTSSHDAAEDDRSIMMRSLWTVCFQKADTTAKSINFAAVKNDEPCPEKDGGPLPWPKMPGVVGATYTTAAKDLKQAGIDLDSVTLDDVYLDLDAPTAEEAAEDGDEWRVCFQSPDEGAEVTSTTTISLDLGRWTDADLVQDCPKAKDTTYKIPANDPDYENDNNTGREDSSTGGGSTSSSGGSTGGGGVGTVHPGSYCSPQGATGVTTKGTPMVCGPGSDGRNRWRSS; this is translated from the coding sequence GTGCTCGGCATCCTCGCCCTCGTCGCTCTGCTCGGCGCGTTCAGCTTCGGGCTCGGCTTCGTCGTGATGATCGCCGCCATGGTGGCGGTCTGGGTGCTGCCGAAGTGGCCCTGGTTCGCCAAGCTGGGCGCGACGTTCGGGGCCTTCGTGCTGCTGTCGGTCGGCGCGGGCCTGGGCGGGCAGCTCGATGAGAGCGGAACGAAGCAGCCCGACGCCAAGGCACGGGACGACGGAGGGGTGAACGCCGAGGCCGCGTCGTCCCCGACCCCGGCGAAGGCCCTCAAGGCCGCCGACCACACCGGGAAGCCACTGGACGAGGCGGAGAAGGACGCACGTTCCGCAGGGTTCACCACCAGCTCCCACGACGCTGCCGAGGACGACCGCTCGATCATGATGCGGTCCCTGTGGACGGTGTGCTTCCAGAAGGCCGACACCACCGCGAAGAGCATCAACTTCGCTGCCGTCAAGAACGACGAACCGTGCCCCGAGAAGGACGGCGGCCCGCTCCCGTGGCCGAAGATGCCGGGTGTCGTCGGTGCCACCTACACCACAGCGGCCAAGGATCTGAAGCAGGCCGGCATCGATCTCGACAGCGTCACGCTCGACGACGTCTACCTCGACCTCGACGCGCCCACCGCCGAGGAGGCCGCCGAGGACGGCGACGAGTGGCGGGTGTGCTTCCAGTCCCCGGACGAGGGGGCCGAGGTCACCTCCACCACCACGATCAGCCTCGACCTGGGCCGGTGGACCGACGCCGACCTCGTCCAGGACTGCCCCAAGGCCAAGGACACGACCTACAAGATCCCGGCCAACGATCCCGACTACGAGAACGACAACAACACCGGAAGGGAGGACAGTTCGACTGGTGGCGGCTCCACGTCCTCATCCGGCGGCTCCACCGGAGGCGGTGGCGTCGGCACCGTCCACCCCGGCTCGTACTGCTCTCCGCAAGGCGCGACCGGCGTCACCACGAAGGGCACCCCCATGGTCTGCGGCCCCGGCTCGGACGGCCGCAACCGCTGGCGCTCCTCCTGA
- a CDS encoding UvrD-helicase domain-containing protein, translating to MTDLTDLVTDLTDLDVPSLREITVLRAEAEAAQRALVDLNTEPGRVMNAQACPGAGKTRSVVERHLDRPVPPGRGRAVLSFTKVAGSEVRKRCVRAGRPELTQFPHYIGTFDTFVWRHLVRPYLRPTEKKTWHRLESWDDHPQARREGVTLDDFVFHYAEHEAVRLVRPALRPGGLPHRLRNDEKAAARLTSWAGRAMRELWQAGYLSGDQLRDMAHSLLTRGSRRERIARVLNTRFAEIVIDEAQDCSDDDLILVDLIRAAGVPLLLVGDPDQSIYGFRDHHRRAGGDRTRLGFTTEPDHRLSHNWRSTQVICDLAHTLRTSDAPRDVATGPHHAETAPVLLIPTTDRTDTEWIGDFNREATRLGIPPQERLVVAHRRSLLPKAMTGTRTVPTAKLDRLIWATAVLRSPAAATRQRELAGRTLREAVLDHWHGVAPDEPEPVGLSRHHLTGGELRIVQQTLLRKFPPLSIPPRDWSRAACQALREEAVRLGMEPKTTGAYRCTRPRAEAWELVGFGDPQSARTAVGRAGTVHAVKGQEADAVLIIVPPVGKAKEDDRRSDLLIKAWTTGAAAQSTPETAEALRVLYVAVTRARRLVALALSDTHVLAVKAFLTERATPHRALHDNIGEQTMFPW from the coding sequence ATGACCGACCTGACAGACCTCGTGACAGACCTGACAGACCTCGATGTGCCGAGCCTGCGAGAGATCACCGTTCTGCGGGCCGAAGCCGAAGCAGCGCAGCGCGCCCTCGTGGACCTGAACACCGAGCCGGGGCGCGTGATGAACGCGCAGGCGTGTCCGGGCGCGGGCAAGACCCGAAGCGTCGTCGAACGCCACCTCGACCGGCCTGTCCCACCGGGGCGGGGACGAGCCGTCCTCTCCTTCACCAAGGTGGCCGGCTCCGAGGTCAGGAAGCGGTGTGTACGGGCCGGCCGCCCCGAGCTGACGCAGTTCCCCCACTACATCGGCACCTTCGACACCTTCGTCTGGCGTCACCTCGTCCGGCCGTACCTGCGCCCGACGGAAAAGAAGACCTGGCATCGCCTGGAGTCCTGGGACGACCATCCACAGGCCCGCCGCGAGGGCGTGACCCTGGACGATTTCGTGTTCCACTACGCGGAGCACGAGGCCGTACGCCTCGTGCGGCCCGCCCTCAGGCCGGGAGGCCTGCCGCACAGGCTGCGCAACGACGAGAAGGCGGCGGCACGTCTGACCTCCTGGGCGGGGCGGGCCATGCGCGAGCTGTGGCAGGCGGGATACCTGTCCGGCGATCAGCTGCGCGACATGGCCCACTCGCTGCTGACCCGCGGCAGCCGCCGGGAGCGCATCGCACGCGTGCTGAACACGCGGTTCGCCGAGATCGTCATCGACGAAGCGCAGGACTGCTCCGACGACGACCTGATCCTCGTGGACCTGATCCGTGCCGCAGGTGTCCCCCTGCTGCTCGTTGGAGACCCCGACCAGAGCATCTACGGCTTCCGTGACCACCATCGACGCGCGGGAGGCGACCGCACCCGACTGGGCTTCACCACCGAGCCGGACCACCGACTGAGCCACAACTGGCGCAGTACGCAGGTCATTTGCGACCTCGCCCACACCTTGCGCACCTCCGACGCTCCACGCGACGTCGCCACCGGCCCCCACCACGCCGAGACGGCACCGGTCCTCCTCATCCCCACCACGGACCGTACGGACACCGAGTGGATCGGCGACTTCAACCGGGAAGCGACGCGGCTCGGCATCCCGCCGCAGGAACGTCTGGTCGTGGCGCACCGCCGCTCCCTCCTGCCGAAGGCGATGACCGGGACACGGACCGTGCCGACGGCCAAGCTCGACCGCCTGATCTGGGCGACGGCCGTGCTGCGCTCCCCGGCGGCGGCCACGCGTCAGCGGGAGCTCGCGGGACGGACCCTGCGTGAGGCCGTGCTGGACCACTGGCACGGTGTGGCACCGGACGAGCCGGAACCGGTCGGGCTCTCCCGCCACCACCTCACCGGCGGCGAACTCCGTATCGTCCAGCAGACGTTGTTGCGGAAGTTTCCCCCACTGAGCATCCCGCCCCGTGACTGGAGCCGTGCGGCGTGCCAGGCCCTCCGGGAGGAGGCCGTTCGCCTCGGCATGGAGCCGAAGACCACGGGCGCGTACCGCTGCACGCGTCCCAGGGCCGAGGCGTGGGAGCTTGTGGGATTCGGCGATCCGCAATCCGCGCGAACCGCCGTCGGCCGCGCGGGTACCGTACACGCGGTGAAGGGCCAGGAAGCCGACGCCGTCCTGATCATCGTCCCGCCGGTCGGCAAGGCGAAGGAGGACGATCGCCGCTCGGACCTGCTGATCAAGGCATGGACGACAGGTGCCGCGGCCCAAAGCACCCCCGAGACCGCCGAAGCGCTGCGCGTCCTGTACGTCGCCGTCACCCGGGCCCGACGCCTCGTCGCCCTCGCCCTGAGCGACACCCATGTGCTCGCGGTGAAAGCATTCCTCACCGAACGGGCCACCCCTCACCGAGCCCTGCACGACAACATCGGGGAACAGACCATGTTCCCGTGGTGA